A genomic stretch from Hydrogenimonas urashimensis includes:
- the fabI gene encoding enoyl-ACP reductase FabI translates to MIMKGKRGLIVGVANNKSIAYGIAKACHAQGAELAFTYLNDALKKRVEPIAAEFGSDMVYPLDVSKPEEFEALAEALKERWGTFDFVVHAVAFAPKEALSNPFVETTREAFNIAMEISVYSLIELSRYMLPMLNEGASILTLSYLGAEKYVPNYNVMGVAKAALEASVRYLAADLGPHRKIRVNAISAGPIKTLAASGIGDFRFILKWNEANAPLRENVTIDEVGNSAMYLLSPLASGVTGEVLYVDGGYHIMGMAAVDEDEEGKAVLNWDKMYNQ, encoded by the coding sequence ATGATCATGAAAGGCAAACGCGGTCTCATCGTCGGGGTCGCCAACAACAAATCCATCGCCTACGGCATCGCCAAGGCGTGCCATGCGCAGGGTGCCGAGCTGGCTTTTACCTATCTCAACGACGCGCTCAAAAAGCGGGTCGAGCCGATCGCGGCGGAGTTTGGCAGCGACATGGTCTATCCGCTCGATGTAAGCAAGCCCGAAGAGTTCGAGGCATTGGCGGAGGCGCTGAAAGAGAGGTGGGGAACCTTCGATTTTGTCGTCCATGCCGTCGCCTTCGCGCCCAAAGAGGCGCTGAGCAACCCTTTCGTCGAAACGACGCGGGAGGCTTTCAACATCGCCATGGAGATTTCGGTCTACAGTCTCATCGAACTGAGCCGCTATATGCTGCCGATGCTCAATGAAGGCGCTTCCATTCTGACGCTCAGCTATCTTGGAGCCGAGAAATACGTTCCCAACTACAACGTGATGGGCGTCGCGAAAGCCGCGCTGGAGGCGTCGGTGCGCTATCTGGCGGCGGACCTTGGCCCCCACAGGAAGATTCGGGTCAACGCCATCAGCGCCGGGCCCATCAAGACCCTGGCCGCCAGCGGCATCGGCGACTTCAGGTTCATTCTCAAATGGAACGAAGCCAACGCGCCCCTGCGTGAAAACGTCACCATCGACGAAGTGGGCAACAGCGCGATGTACCTGTTGAGCCCCCTGGCCAGCGGTGTGACAGGCGAAGTGCTCTACGTCGATGGCGGCTACCATATTATGGGTATGGCGGCCGTCGACGAGGATGAAGAAGGCAAAGCGGTTTTAAATTGGGACAAAATGTACAATCAATAG
- a CDS encoding DUF3157 family protein: MKKTLLLSLLVIALSAGQYARLKDGTVIILKDDGTWEKVETRLPNEKAEPLPASAATPATAGHTPETTATPISSRQNQNPLVLDYMNKLEGVWESADGKLKYIIEKDKATFVDGRKKRSGSYKIQNIKPNEREFVLNIAEFGSAGYFSFGGILRKLAFSPDFSSLTDYSATIPTELKKVR, encoded by the coding sequence ATGAAAAAGACTCTTCTGCTCTCTCTGCTTGTCATCGCGCTTTCTGCCGGCCAATACGCCAGACTCAAGGATGGTACTGTTATCATTCTCAAAGACGACGGCACATGGGAAAAGGTCGAAACAAGACTGCCGAACGAAAAAGCCGAACCGCTCCCAGCTTCTGCGGCTACACCTGCAACTGCGGGCCACACTCCCGAAACCACCGCAACCCCAATCTCTTCTCGACAAAATCAAAATCCACTGGTTCTCGATTATATGAACAAACTTGAAGGTGTATGGGAAAGTGCCGACGGTAAACTGAAATATATCATCGAAAAAGATAAGGCAACATTCGTTGATGGCCGGAAAAAACGTTCGGGCAGCTATAAGATACAGAATATCAAACCAAATGAAAGGGAATTTGTTTTGAATATTGCGGAATTTGGTTCAGCAGGCTACTTTTCTTTCGGAGGCATTTTGCGGAAACTCGCCTTTTCACCCGATTTCAGCTCGTTGACGGACTATTCGGCCACCATCCCGACCGAATTGAAAAAGGTCAGATAA
- a CDS encoding ABC transporter permease has protein sequence MPLFLRKLLYIGGMLLLISLISFLVIHAAPNSFFAAGELNPNITKESIEHLKAVYGLDKSLWEQYLRWIWAMLHLDFGLSFASGKGVTEEIASRLPITLTMNLLSMVFVFFISLRLGIKAALKQQSPTDRSIKQLSLVSFAMPSFYLALILILVFGLHLGWFPISGLQSIEPKTGMMKWVDYAWHLAIPVFVMVFGGIGGLTMYVRSLTLEILKSDYIFFAKARGIDEQTIRKRFIMPNLMPSIITILGLSLPGLIGGSVIIESIFSINGMGLLFYQSALSRDYPVIMGILIITAFLTLLGNVLADLTLLKLNPYAARE, from the coding sequence ATGCCTCTTTTTTTGCGAAAACTGCTCTACATTGGCGGGATGCTGCTGCTCATCTCGCTCATCTCCTTTCTTGTGATTCACGCCGCACCCAACAGTTTTTTTGCGGCGGGCGAACTCAACCCCAACATCACGAAAGAGTCCATCGAGCATCTCAAGGCGGTTTACGGGCTGGACAAATCGCTGTGGGAGCAGTACCTTCGCTGGATTTGGGCGATGTTGCATCTTGATTTCGGCCTCTCCTTCGCCAGCGGCAAGGGGGTGACGGAGGAGATCGCTTCGCGCCTTCCCATCACGCTGACGATGAACCTGCTTTCGATGGTTTTTGTCTTTTTCATCTCCCTGCGTCTGGGCATCAAAGCGGCATTGAAACAGCAGTCACCGACTGACCGGAGCATCAAGCAGCTTTCGCTGGTCAGTTTTGCGATGCCGTCGTTCTACCTGGCTCTTATTCTTATTCTCGTCTTCGGTTTGCACCTGGGGTGGTTTCCCATCAGCGGACTACAGAGCATCGAACCCAAAACGGGGATGATGAAATGGGTCGACTACGCCTGGCATCTGGCCATCCCCGTTTTTGTCATGGTATTCGGCGGTATCGGAGGGTTGACGATGTATGTTCGCTCGCTGACGCTCGAAATTCTCAAAAGCGATTACATCTTTTTCGCCAAAGCACGGGGCATCGACGAGCAGACGATTCGCAAACGTTTCATCATGCCAAATCTGATGCCTTCCATCATCACGATTCTTGGCCTCTCGTTGCCCGGCCTCATCGGCGGCAGCGTCATCATCGAGTCGATCTTCTCCATCAACGGCATGGGGCTGCTTTTTTACCAGTCGGCACTCAGCCGTGACTATCCGGTTATCATGGGCATTCTGATCATTACGGCCTTTTTGACGTTGCTTGGGAACGTTTTGGCAGATCTGACTCTTTTGAAATTGAATCCTTATGCGGCAAGAGAGTGA
- the nusA gene encoding transcription termination factor NusA has product MEKIIDIIDSIAHEKGLPPESAKEAFKTALVQTAKRVICETCDYDAEIDEVNKTYILRQKITVVEADDPRLVDEPEKYIALEEAREIDPDAEIDDELTGEPINLEKYGRSAAAALYHEIEYHIQRFVEEQMFNKYKAMIGTIVSGPVTRVDSEENTYIEIDEVRAVLPKRNRIKGESFRVGETIKGILRYVGIDKKFGIHLEISRTMPKFLEELLRQEVPEIADGLVIIEKSARIPGERAKVALTATSPSVDPVGATVGVRGVRINAVSQELHGENIDCIEYSPIPEIFVARALSPAIISSVKIEGEKAVVTLPSDQKSKAIGRSGINIRLASMLTGYQIELAEIASTATCTTTEGGIEEEKPLNPDALKALFGE; this is encoded by the coding sequence ATGGAAAAAATCATAGATATTATCGACTCTATTGCCCACGAAAAAGGGCTGCCGCCCGAATCCGCGAAAGAGGCTTTCAAAACAGCGCTCGTCCAGACAGCCAAACGGGTCATCTGCGAAACATGCGACTACGATGCCGAAATCGACGAGGTGAACAAAACCTATATCCTCCGCCAGAAGATCACCGTCGTCGAGGCGGACGATCCGCGGCTCGTGGACGAACCGGAAAAGTATATCGCGCTCGAAGAGGCCCGCGAGATCGATCCCGATGCCGAAATCGACGACGAACTTACGGGCGAACCCATCAACCTCGAAAAGTACGGGCGCAGCGCGGCGGCGGCGCTCTACCACGAAATCGAATACCATATCCAGCGCTTCGTCGAAGAGCAGATGTTCAACAAATACAAAGCGATGATCGGCACGATCGTCAGCGGACCGGTCACCCGCGTCGACAGCGAAGAGAATACCTACATCGAAATCGACGAAGTCAGGGCCGTCCTGCCCAAACGCAATCGCATCAAAGGAGAATCCTTCAGGGTGGGTGAGACGATCAAGGGGATATTGCGCTACGTCGGCATCGACAAGAAGTTCGGCATCCACCTGGAGATTTCGCGAACCATGCCGAAATTCCTCGAAGAGCTTCTGCGTCAGGAGGTGCCCGAAATCGCGGACGGGCTCGTCATCATCGAAAAATCGGCGCGGATTCCCGGTGAGCGGGCCAAAGTGGCACTGACCGCCACAAGCCCCAGCGTCGATCCGGTCGGCGCCACGGTCGGGGTGCGCGGCGTACGCATCAATGCCGTCAGCCAGGAGCTTCACGGGGAAAACATCGACTGCATCGAATACTCCCCGATCCCGGAGATCTTCGTGGCACGCGCCCTCAGCCCCGCCATCATCAGCAGTGTGAAAATAGAAGGGGAGAAAGCGGTTGTCACCCTCCCGAGCGACCAGAAGAGCAAAGCGATCGGACGAAGCGGCATCAACATTCGTCTTGCCTCCATGCTCACAGGCTACCAGATCGAACTCGCCGAGATCGCATCGACCGCCACCTGCACCACGACCGAAGGGGGCATCGAAGAGGAAAAACCTCTCAACCCCGACGCCCTCAAAGCGCTTTTTGGAGAGTGA
- a CDS encoding HP0268 family nuclease yields MELKAARTELNAKPKSISVEKIEKELEKEGQKIFYFDRENSHKDLMEMVEHFEQKGYSVYFREIRFGLDENDYLYEVHILI; encoded by the coding sequence ATGGAACTTAAAGCAGCCAGAACGGAACTGAATGCGAAACCCAAGTCAATCAGTGTCGAGAAGATCGAAAAAGAGCTTGAAAAAGAGGGGCAGAAGATTTTCTATTTCGACAGGGAGAACTCCCACAAGGATTTGATGGAAATGGTCGAGCATTTCGAGCAGAAAGGTTACAGCGTCTATTTTCGGGAGATCCGTTTCGGTCTTGACGAAAACGACTATCTTTACGAGGTGCATATCCTAATCTGA
- the miaB gene encoding tRNA (N6-isopentenyl adenosine(37)-C2)-methylthiotransferase MiaB yields the protein MAMRKKFYIETLGCAMNVRDSEHIVAELTQKEGYEPTETLEEADLILINTCSVREKPVNKLFSEIGVFNKRKKEGAKIGVCGCTASHLGEEIIKRAPFVDFVLGARNVSKITKVLHTPKAVEVDIDYDESQYAFADFRSSPYKAYVNISIGCDKQCTFCIVPHTRGEEVSIPAELIVSEARRAARRGAKEIFLLGQNVNNYGRRFSGEHPRMNFTDLLKAVSEIEEVERIRFTSPHPLHMDDAFLQEFATNPKICKSMHMPLQSGSTRILKAMKRGYTKEWFLDRAAKLREMVPDVSISTDIIVAFPGETDEDFEDTMDVLERVRFEQVFSFKYSPRPLTPAQNYADQIPDEIGSERLSRLQARHGEILDEMKADRIGQVHEVYFEELRPGGMVAGRSDNNMLIQVEGSEELLGKTVPVKITEAGRTSHRGAVVA from the coding sequence ATGGCGATGCGTAAAAAATTCTATATCGAGACGCTCGGCTGCGCGATGAACGTCCGCGACAGCGAGCATATCGTGGCGGAGCTGACCCAGAAAGAGGGGTACGAGCCCACCGAGACCCTGGAAGAGGCGGACTTGATTCTCATCAATACCTGCAGCGTGCGGGAGAAGCCCGTCAACAAACTCTTCAGTGAAATCGGCGTCTTCAACAAGCGCAAGAAGGAGGGGGCCAAAATCGGCGTGTGCGGGTGCACCGCCAGTCATCTGGGTGAGGAGATCATCAAACGCGCCCCTTTCGTCGACTTTGTGCTGGGGGCTCGGAACGTCAGCAAGATCACGAAAGTGCTCCATACGCCCAAGGCGGTGGAAGTGGATATCGACTACGACGAGAGCCAGTACGCGTTCGCCGATTTCAGGAGCTCCCCCTACAAAGCCTACGTGAACATCTCGATAGGGTGCGACAAGCAGTGCACCTTCTGCATCGTGCCCCATACCCGGGGCGAAGAGGTGTCGATTCCCGCGGAGCTGATCGTCTCCGAAGCGCGCAGGGCGGCGCGAAGGGGCGCGAAAGAGATCTTTCTGCTTGGCCAGAACGTCAACAACTACGGCCGGCGTTTCAGCGGGGAGCATCCTAGAATGAACTTTACCGATCTTCTCAAAGCGGTGAGCGAGATCGAAGAGGTGGAGCGCATCCGGTTTACCTCTCCCCATCCGCTCCATATGGACGATGCATTCTTGCAGGAGTTCGCCACCAACCCGAAAATCTGCAAATCGATGCATATGCCGCTGCAGAGCGGTTCCACCCGCATTTTGAAGGCGATGAAACGGGGCTACACGAAAGAGTGGTTCCTGGACCGTGCCGCCAAATTGCGGGAGATGGTGCCCGATGTGAGCATCAGTACCGACATCATCGTCGCCTTTCCGGGAGAGACGGATGAAGATTTCGAAGATACGATGGACGTGCTGGAGAGAGTCCGTTTCGAGCAGGTTTTCAGTTTCAAATACTCGCCCCGCCCTCTGACGCCGGCGCAAAATTACGCCGACCAGATTCCCGACGAGATCGGTTCCGAACGGTTGAGTCGTCTTCAGGCGCGGCACGGGGAGATTCTGGACGAGATGAAGGCCGATCGGATCGGGCAGGTGCACGAGGTCTACTTCGAAGAGCTTCGCCCAGGCGGTATGGTGGCCGGACGCTCCGACAACAATATGCTGATCCAGGTGGAAGGGAGCGAAGAGCTGCTCGGAAAAACCGTGCCGGTGAAAATTACGGAAGCGGGGAGGACGAGCCACAGGGGAGCCGTGGTTGCGTAA
- a CDS encoding lysophospholipid acyltransferase family protein, which produces MRKKWLRRLAVWLVPPIVVAVMWLLFFTNRKRWHFGGKIPETPFVVLFWHGELLMAPFIFRKAAPKSRVNVMISEHFDGEIIAKTIGAFGLATIRGSSRKGAARVLMAALRKIKEGESIGITPDGPKGPRHTVSDGAIVIAQKAHVPIVILNCLPSRYWQAGSWDRFVIPKPFGTIEYYVSEPIDIAGMEKEAARELIRKRMLEHAVE; this is translated from the coding sequence TTGCGTAAAAAGTGGCTGCGCCGTCTTGCCGTATGGCTCGTTCCTCCCATCGTCGTGGCGGTGATGTGGCTGCTTTTTTTCACCAACAGAAAACGATGGCATTTCGGTGGGAAGATACCCGAAACGCCTTTTGTCGTCCTTTTTTGGCACGGCGAACTGCTGATGGCTCCCTTCATCTTTCGCAAAGCCGCCCCCAAAAGCCGTGTCAATGTCATGATCAGCGAACATTTCGATGGAGAGATCATCGCCAAAACCATCGGCGCGTTCGGTCTGGCGACGATACGGGGGTCCAGCCGCAAAGGGGCGGCCCGGGTCCTGATGGCGGCACTCAGGAAGATCAAAGAGGGCGAGAGCATAGGGATTACGCCGGACGGGCCGAAAGGGCCCAGGCACACGGTATCCGACGGGGCTATCGTCATCGCGCAGAAAGCGCATGTGCCGATCGTCATACTCAACTGCCTTCCTTCCCGTTACTGGCAGGCGGGAAGCTGGGACCGCTTTGTCATTCCAAAACCCTTCGGTACAATAGAGTATTACGTTTCCGAACCGATCGATATCGCAGGAATGGAGAAAGAGGCGGCGCGGGAACTCATTCGCAAAAGGATGCTGGAACATGCAGTCGAGTAG
- the tilS gene encoding tRNA lysidine(34) synthetase TilS, whose product MLDPEALRQLQTGKNLLAFSAGIDSTALYHLLKDRNIPFDIALLNYKTRPQSDEEAHFATKLAEKDGKRAFVREAPLDPESRGFEKKARQIRYDFFESLVAAEGYENLITAHQLDDMLEWSLMQLCKGCGSAEFVGMQPVERRESYTLVRPLLFTPKKALRAYLESRKIPYFVDRSNLEERYTRNRFRHQAAAFLMRECSEGIARSFRYMLADKKLLQPRPVVLFRHKELTIIERPAIDDIAIRQIDRVLKEHGYLLSKAQKEEILKHRYVVVGGKWVVWIAERTIWIAPYVKAAMPKIFRERCRRAEIPEKIRPYLFMTSGLERLLSEMPTLSS is encoded by the coding sequence ATGCTTGATCCCGAAGCCCTTCGCCAGCTTCAAACCGGAAAGAATCTTCTGGCCTTTTCGGCCGGCATAGACTCCACGGCACTCTACCATCTGCTCAAAGACAGAAACATCCCTTTCGATATCGCGCTTCTCAACTACAAAACCCGTCCACAAAGCGACGAAGAGGCCCATTTCGCCACAAAGCTGGCCGAAAAAGACGGCAAAAGGGCATTTGTCCGTGAAGCTCCTCTCGATCCCGAAAGCAGGGGTTTCGAAAAAAAGGCGCGGCAGATCCGTTACGATTTTTTCGAATCGCTCGTCGCCGCGGAGGGGTATGAGAACCTCATCACGGCCCATCAGCTCGACGATATGCTCGAATGGAGTCTCATGCAGTTGTGCAAAGGGTGCGGCAGCGCCGAATTCGTGGGCATGCAGCCCGTAGAGCGGCGGGAGAGCTATACTCTTGTGCGGCCGCTCCTGTTTACGCCCAAAAAGGCCCTCAGGGCATATCTTGAAAGCAGAAAAATCCCCTATTTCGTGGATCGGTCGAATCTCGAGGAACGATATACCCGCAACCGTTTCAGACATCAGGCCGCCGCATTTTTGATGCGAGAGTGCAGCGAAGGGATCGCCCGCAGTTTCCGATACATGCTCGCGGACAAAAAGCTTCTGCAGCCTAGACCCGTGGTCCTCTTTCGTCACAAAGAGCTGACCATCATCGAAAGGCCGGCGATCGACGATATCGCGATTCGCCAAATCGACAGGGTGCTGAAAGAGCACGGCTATCTTCTTTCAAAAGCCCAGAAAGAAGAGATTTTAAAACACCGTTATGTGGTCGTCGGAGGCAAATGGGTCGTTTGGATCGCAGAGCGCACGATATGGATCGCACCCTACGTTAAGGCAGCGATGCCGAAAATTTTCAGGGAACGCTGCAGGCGGGCGGAAATCCCGGAAAAGATCCGTCCCTACCTTTTTATGACAAGCGGCCTGGAGAGATTGTTGTCCGAAATGCCCACCCTCTCTTCGTAG
- the rimO gene encoding 30S ribosomal protein S12 methylthiotransferase RimO: MKKKLHIVSLGCTKNLVDTEVMLGRLKNFTLTDEPEKADVIIVNTCGFIDAAKEESVQTVLNLHETRRKDSLLVMAGCLSERYKAELKKEMPEVDIFTGVGDYDRIDELIAKKESRFTPHVFLVSEEHERIVTGSGSHAYVKLAEGCNQTCSFCAIPGFKGKLHSRTLESVVKEVRRLVDRGFYDFSFISQDSSSYLRDQGIEDGLIELIRVVETIEGVKSARILYLYPSTTSPRLVERIASSSIFENYFDMPIQHINPRILKTMKRGIGADTIKSLLEHMREIPGSFVRTSVIVGFPTETDEEFEELCGFVETFGFDRVNIFEYSDEEGTSAYNLSPKIDPETIRARAERLGEIVERTTVASLEKMVGHTCDMIVEGPSEEHEFLLSARPLLWAPEIDGEVLVNDSDIENILYGKTYRVEVTERVGLQLLGRIRSDA; the protein is encoded by the coding sequence ATGAAGAAAAAACTCCATATCGTATCTCTCGGCTGCACAAAAAACCTGGTCGATACCGAAGTCATGCTGGGCCGGCTGAAAAACTTCACGCTCACGGACGAACCGGAAAAGGCCGACGTCATCATTGTCAACACTTGCGGCTTCATCGACGCAGCCAAGGAGGAGAGCGTCCAGACCGTTTTGAACCTGCACGAAACAAGAAGAAAGGACTCTCTTCTTGTCATGGCAGGGTGTCTGAGCGAACGGTACAAAGCGGAACTCAAAAAGGAGATGCCGGAGGTCGACATCTTTACCGGTGTCGGAGACTACGACAGGATCGACGAGCTGATCGCCAAAAAAGAGAGCCGTTTTACGCCCCATGTATTCCTGGTCAGCGAAGAGCATGAGCGAATCGTCACCGGATCGGGCTCCCATGCCTACGTGAAGCTCGCCGAAGGGTGCAACCAGACCTGCAGTTTCTGCGCCATTCCGGGATTCAAGGGCAAACTCCATTCCAGAACGCTCGAAAGCGTCGTCAAGGAGGTGAGACGGCTGGTGGATCGGGGATTTTACGATTTCAGTTTCATCTCCCAGGATTCGAGCAGCTATCTGCGTGACCAGGGCATAGAAGATGGTCTCATCGAACTGATCCGGGTGGTCGAAACGATCGAAGGGGTCAAAAGCGCGCGCATTCTCTATCTCTACCCCAGTACCACGTCGCCGCGCCTCGTCGAGCGCATCGCGTCGTCGTCCATCTTCGAAAACTACTTCGACATGCCGATCCAGCACATCAATCCCCGGATTCTCAAAACGATGAAACGGGGCATCGGTGCCGATACGATCAAATCGCTGCTGGAGCATATGCGCGAAATTCCCGGCAGTTTCGTACGAACCAGCGTCATCGTCGGTTTTCCCACCGAAACCGACGAGGAGTTCGAAGAGCTCTGCGGCTTCGTTGAAACGTTCGGTTTCGACAGGGTCAACATTTTCGAATACTCTGACGAGGAGGGAACAAGCGCCTACAACCTTTCGCCGAAGATCGACCCCGAAACGATCCGTGCACGGGCCGAACGGCTGGGCGAGATTGTGGAGCGCACCACCGTCGCCTCGCTTGAGAAGATGGTGGGCCACACCTGCGACATGATTGTCGAAGGTCCCAGCGAAGAGCACGAATTCCTCCTCTCGGCCCGCCCCCTTCTGTGGGCACCAGAAATCGACGGAGAGGTGCTTGTCAACGACAGCGACATCGAAAACATCCTCTATGGAAAAACCTACCGGGTCGAAGTGACTGAGCGGGTCGGCCTACAGCTTCTGGGGCGCATTCGAAGCGATGCTTGA
- a CDS encoding DUF481 domain-containing protein gives MRKVATMLLCGAALFAADIKVGELKQHIELGYLGSSGNSDSQTLSAVYSNDYQWSEMTDMHFKADAYYGEKEGDKTDERYRAYGIVNHHYSPKWYSYVEAGFLRNPFEGYEQQYNGGLGMGYLFIDDKTQLFKVRGGYQYRWANFTDGSDDDFHYLKLGANYNYYFSETSTLESELNFLEDLESADDFETVFRIGVKVLMVENLSLRVGFEVKYDNTPALNDDGSEKDTTDTTTTVGIVYDF, from the coding sequence ATGAGAAAAGTTGCAACGATGCTTCTTTGCGGTGCGGCCCTGTTCGCCGCGGATATAAAAGTGGGAGAGCTCAAACAGCATATCGAGCTGGGTTATCTGGGCTCCTCGGGTAACTCCGACAGTCAGACGCTCAGCGCGGTCTACAGCAACGACTACCAATGGAGTGAGATGACCGATATGCACTTCAAAGCCGATGCCTACTACGGCGAAAAAGAGGGAGACAAGACCGACGAACGCTACCGGGCATACGGCATCGTCAACCACCACTATTCGCCCAAATGGTACTCCTACGTGGAAGCCGGCTTTCTGAGAAATCCTTTTGAAGGGTACGAACAGCAGTACAACGGAGGCCTGGGTATGGGTTATCTCTTCATCGACGACAAGACCCAACTTTTCAAGGTCCGCGGCGGTTACCAGTACCGGTGGGCCAATTTCACCGACGGGAGTGACGACGATTTCCACTATCTGAAACTGGGTGCGAACTACAATTACTATTTCAGCGAAACCAGCACGCTCGAATCGGAACTCAATTTCCTTGAAGATCTGGAGAGTGCCGATGACTTCGAGACGGTATTCAGAATCGGTGTGAAGGTGCTGATGGTCGAAAATCTTTCGTTGAGAGTGGGCTTTGAAGTGAAATATGACAACACGCCGGCACTCAACGATGACGGCAGTGAAAAAGATACGACCGACACCACGACAACTGTCGGCATCGTTTACGATTTCTAG
- a CDS encoding mechanosensitive ion channel family protein, which produces MNFEFLQHIEWSKLVDLGIVYGLKVIGALAIFVFGKWIAKALTRVTKKAMEHAKVEATLVSFVGSMVYILLMVVVILAALNNLGVNTTSFVAILGAAGLAVGLALQGTLSNVGAAVLLIMFRPFKVGDFVEAGGTAGVVEEINMFSTIFKTGDNKVVIVPNSSVIGGNIVNYSAKETRRVDWTFGIGYDDDLKLAKKTLEEILKADERIHADPAPFVAVSELADSSVNFVCRAWVDTPAYWAVYFDTVEKVKLVFDEKGISIPYPRMDVHLDKEEHPA; this is translated from the coding sequence ATGAATTTTGAATTTTTACAGCATATCGAGTGGAGCAAACTCGTCGATCTGGGCATCGTCTATGGATTGAAAGTGATCGGCGCGCTGGCGATCTTCGTTTTCGGAAAGTGGATTGCCAAGGCGCTGACACGTGTCACCAAAAAGGCGATGGAGCATGCCAAGGTGGAGGCGACGCTAGTTTCGTTCGTGGGGAGCATGGTCTATATCCTGTTGATGGTGGTCGTCATCCTGGCGGCACTCAACAATCTCGGCGTCAACACGACCTCTTTCGTGGCAATCCTCGGTGCCGCGGGTCTGGCTGTCGGCCTGGCCCTGCAGGGAACGCTCTCAAACGTGGGCGCGGCCGTGCTGCTTATCATGTTTCGTCCCTTCAAGGTGGGCGATTTTGTCGAAGCGGGTGGCACGGCCGGTGTGGTGGAAGAGATCAATATGTTCTCCACCATTTTCAAAACGGGTGACAACAAAGTGGTAATCGTCCCCAACAGTTCGGTCATAGGCGGCAATATCGTCAACTACTCGGCCAAAGAGACCCGCCGTGTCGACTGGACCTTCGGCATCGGATACGACGACGACCTGAAACTGGCCAAAAAGACGCTCGAAGAGATTCTGAAGGCCGATGAACGCATCCACGCCGACCCCGCCCCCTTCGTGGCGGTCTCCGAATTGGCCGACAGCAGTGTCAATTTTGTTTGCCGCGCCTGGGTCGACACGCCCGCGTACTGGGCGGTCTATTTCGATACGGTCGAAAAGGTCAAGCTGGTCTTCGATGAAAAAGGGATATCCATTCCCTATCCCCGGATGGATGTGCATCTGGACAAAGAAGAGCACCCGGCATGA